A section of the Streptomyces sp. SCL15-4 genome encodes:
- a CDS encoding 5-dehydro-4-deoxyglucarate dehydratase codes for MTPAPLAARLRDPRGPLFFPVTAYGPDGSLDLDVYRAHVRRGVEDGAAAVFAACGTGEFHALLPEEFEACVRAAVEAAGGRVPVVAGAGYGTALAVRYARLAESAGADGLLAMPPYLVHAGQEGLLRHYREVAAATALPVVVYQRDNAVLTPQTVVALARTDGVIGLKDGLGDLDLMQRLVSAVRTEVPGDFLYFNGLPTAEQTQLAYRALGITLYSSAVFCFAPEIALAFHRALRTGDEPLAHRLLDGFYGPFADLRARGRGYAVSLVKAGVRLRGLDVGEVRPPLHEPAEDHVKQLAGLIERGRALLEEDA; via the coding sequence GTGACGCCAGCCCCTCTCGCCGCCCGGCTCCGCGATCCGCGCGGGCCGCTCTTCTTCCCCGTCACGGCCTACGGCCCCGACGGCTCACTCGACCTCGACGTCTACCGCGCCCATGTGCGCCGGGGCGTCGAGGACGGAGCCGCCGCCGTCTTCGCCGCGTGCGGCACCGGGGAGTTCCACGCGCTGCTGCCGGAGGAGTTCGAGGCCTGCGTCCGCGCGGCCGTCGAGGCCGCCGGCGGGCGCGTCCCGGTCGTCGCGGGCGCCGGGTACGGCACCGCCCTCGCCGTCCGCTACGCCCGCCTCGCCGAGAGCGCGGGCGCCGACGGCCTCCTCGCCATGCCGCCGTACCTGGTGCACGCCGGCCAGGAGGGCCTGCTGCGGCACTACCGGGAGGTCGCCGCGGCCACCGCCCTGCCCGTCGTCGTCTACCAGCGCGACAACGCGGTCCTCACCCCGCAGACCGTCGTCGCGCTCGCCCGCACCGACGGCGTCATCGGCCTCAAGGACGGCCTCGGCGACCTCGACCTGATGCAGCGCCTCGTCAGCGCCGTGCGCACCGAGGTCCCCGGCGACTTCCTGTACTTCAACGGCCTGCCCACCGCCGAGCAGACCCAGCTCGCCTACCGCGCGCTCGGCATCACCCTGTACTCCTCCGCGGTGTTCTGCTTCGCGCCGGAGATCGCCCTCGCCTTCCACCGCGCCCTGCGCACCGGCGACGAGCCGCTCGCGCACCGCCTCCTGGACGGCTTCTACGGCCCGTTCGCCGACCTGCGCGCCCGCGGCCGCGGCTACGCCGTCTCCCTGGTCAAGGCGGGCGTACGGCTGCGCGGACTGGACGTCGGCGAGGTCCGGCCCCCGCTGCACGAACCGGCCGAGGACCACGTCAAGCAGCTCGCCGGGCTGATCGAGCGCGGTCGGGCACTGCTGGAGGAGGACGCGTGA
- a CDS encoding RICIN domain-containing protein, translating into MAGATLAAGLLLPAQPAQAASQLTSFDADFTLTRVDGDKQPLIESAESAGVARAAVTDVLGSRTGIAHLCHGTGLNGALAYDGFCWDRDDDTSRYDVADGGWMPQGFTGSHDAYADGLYQGRHLYIASWYYGKFDHATNDPNEQYTRISITQSTGDQVTYGHVALVEPVQGNFKKLSYKSHADGIAWYGNRLFVANGVELQVYDLSHLWSMNDTSDTGGADTGMSGGRTSARWHRWALPLLARYTTKPGAVADTDPQPFGAGVRTCGPAKDVLCLSSLSVDRSTSSLVSVESIGDNPAARIVRWPLAQLGTQLPAKVNSFSRGYYADPVLKVQGAATDGTHFYLSGDCPSSWHSGYSCIHVAAEGETTHVLTQAPGLTESLSWDPNAGRLWGLNEALADKDPPYGVGPKRVVFSINPSAGAAVDGWGWMSNFTKPGFTCATPKGDGTANGTIVTVWHCIGSESQRWAFQNGRLVHKASGKCLTPQGDAEDTNGAVLTLWTCNGNASQLFKQDGGAVTNRLGKAVTPKGDSLDDGTYLTLWSKTGNDSQEWRVKGF; encoded by the coding sequence GTGGCCGGCGCGACCCTGGCCGCCGGTCTGCTGCTTCCCGCGCAGCCCGCCCAGGCGGCCTCCCAGTTGACGTCCTTCGACGCCGACTTCACCCTGACGCGCGTCGACGGCGACAAGCAGCCCCTGATCGAGTCGGCGGAGTCGGCCGGTGTCGCGAGGGCGGCCGTCACCGACGTCCTGGGCTCCCGCACCGGCATCGCCCACTTGTGCCACGGCACCGGGCTCAACGGCGCGCTGGCCTACGACGGCTTCTGCTGGGACCGCGACGACGACACTTCCAGGTACGACGTTGCGGATGGCGGCTGGATGCCGCAGGGGTTCACCGGCTCGCACGACGCCTACGCGGACGGCCTGTACCAGGGGCGGCACCTGTACATCGCCTCGTGGTACTACGGCAAGTTCGATCACGCTACCAATGATCCGAACGAGCAGTACACCCGGATCTCGATCACCCAGTCGACCGGTGACCAGGTGACGTACGGGCACGTGGCGCTGGTGGAACCGGTGCAGGGCAACTTCAAGAAGCTGTCCTACAAGTCGCACGCGGACGGGATCGCCTGGTACGGCAACCGGCTCTTCGTGGCCAACGGCGTGGAACTGCAGGTGTACGACCTCAGCCACCTGTGGAGCATGAATGACACGAGCGATACGGGCGGTGCCGACACCGGAATGAGCGGAGGGCGCACCTCCGCCCGCTGGCACAGGTGGGCCCTGCCACTGCTGGCCCGCTACACGACCAAGCCCGGCGCCGTCGCCGACACCGACCCCCAGCCGTTCGGCGCGGGCGTGCGGACCTGCGGCCCGGCCAAGGACGTGCTGTGCCTGAGCAGCCTGAGCGTCGACCGGTCGACGTCCAGCCTGGTCTCCGTGGAGAGCATCGGTGACAACCCCGCGGCACGCATCGTCCGCTGGCCGCTGGCGCAACTGGGCACCCAGCTTCCCGCCAAGGTGAATTCGTTCTCCCGCGGTTACTACGCCGACCCGGTCCTCAAGGTGCAGGGCGCCGCCACCGACGGCACGCACTTCTACCTGAGCGGCGATTGTCCGTCGTCCTGGCACTCGGGCTACTCGTGCATCCACGTGGCGGCGGAGGGCGAAACGACGCACGTGCTCACGCAGGCGCCGGGGCTGACCGAGAGTCTCTCCTGGGACCCGAACGCCGGGCGTCTGTGGGGCCTCAACGAAGCCCTCGCGGACAAAGACCCCCCGTATGGGGTGGGGCCCAAGCGTGTGGTGTTCTCCATCAACCCGTCCGCCGGGGCGGCGGTCGACGGCTGGGGGTGGATGTCCAACTTCACCAAGCCCGGGTTCACGTGTGCGACGCCCAAGGGCGACGGCACCGCCAACGGAACCATCGTCACGGTATGGCACTGCATCGGGTCCGAGAGCCAGCGGTGGGCCTTCCAGAACGGCCGTCTCGTCCACAAGGCGAGCGGCAAGTGCCTGACCCCGCAAGGCGACGCGGAGGACACCAACGGCGCCGTACTGACCCTGTGGACCTGCAACGGCAACGCGTCACAGCTGTTCAAGCAGGACGGGGGCGCCGTGACCAACCGCCTCGGCAAGGCCGTCACGCCCAAGGGGGACTCGCTGGACGACGGCACCTATCTGACCCTGTGGTCGAAGACCGGCAACGACTCGCAGGAGTGGCGGGTCAAGGGGTTCTGA
- the arr gene encoding NAD(+)--rifampin ADP-ribosyltransferase — MTSTPVPFQVYEAGIYLHGTKADLAPGDVLTPGYASNYEEGRTSRHVYVSETLDAAAWGAELAAGDGPGRIYVVEPTGALEDDPNVTDKKFPGNPTRSYRTREPVRVVSELTDWTGHSPEQIEAMRNALADLRHRGLATILD; from the coding sequence ATGACCAGCACCCCTGTCCCTTTCCAGGTGTACGAGGCGGGGATCTACCTGCACGGCACGAAGGCGGATCTCGCTCCGGGGGACGTGCTGACCCCCGGGTACGCGTCCAACTACGAGGAAGGGCGCACGTCCCGTCACGTCTACGTCTCCGAGACGCTGGACGCCGCGGCCTGGGGCGCCGAGCTGGCGGCCGGCGACGGGCCGGGCCGGATCTACGTGGTGGAGCCGACCGGCGCTCTGGAGGACGACCCGAACGTCACCGACAAGAAGTTCCCGGGCAACCCGACCCGTTCCTACCGCACACGCGAGCCCGTGCGCGTCGTGTCGGAGCTGACGGACTGGACCGGCCACTCCCCCGAGCAGATCGAGGCCATGCGCAACGCGCTGGCCGACCTCCGCCACCGCGGCCTCGCGACGATCCTGGACTGA
- a CDS encoding GntR family transcriptional regulator: protein MTSVPTPIPSRTQYVLDAIKHRILTGQLTPGQALVETELAAQFGVSKTPVREALKTLAGTGLVVMSQYKGVTVRMVDADMAREVYDVRLLLEPEALRRAVTKGASLDAARSALARADDATDTAERSLANREFHRALYLPCGNPLLARMLDQVRDQAALVSAVAWATDPSWEREAAEHREILRLALDGDADGAAGALHAHIASFVHRAFPEPLSTEGEQ, encoded by the coding sequence ATGACCTCTGTGCCCACGCCGATCCCGTCCCGCACGCAATACGTGCTGGACGCGATCAAACACCGCATCCTCACCGGGCAGCTGACGCCCGGTCAGGCACTGGTCGAGACGGAGCTGGCCGCGCAGTTCGGAGTGTCCAAGACCCCGGTGCGCGAGGCGCTGAAGACCCTCGCCGGAACCGGCCTGGTCGTGATGAGCCAGTACAAGGGCGTCACGGTGCGCATGGTGGACGCGGACATGGCGCGCGAGGTGTACGACGTACGGCTGCTGCTGGAGCCGGAGGCGCTGCGCCGGGCCGTGACCAAGGGTGCCTCCCTCGACGCCGCCCGCTCCGCGCTGGCCCGCGCCGACGACGCCACCGACACCGCCGAACGCTCCCTGGCCAACCGGGAGTTCCACCGTGCCCTGTACCTCCCGTGCGGCAATCCACTGCTCGCCCGGATGCTGGACCAGGTCCGCGACCAGGCCGCCCTCGTCTCCGCCGTCGCCTGGGCCACCGACCCCTCCTGGGAGCGGGAGGCCGCCGAGCACCGGGAGATCCTGCGGCTCGCCCTGGACGGCGACGCGGACGGGGCCGCGGGCGCCCTGCACGCCCACATCGCGTCCTTCGTCCACCGGGCGTTCCCCGAGCCCCTTTCCACGGAAGGCGAGCAATGA
- a CDS encoding dihydrodipicolinate synthase family protein, with product MSSVTFEAQRAALADVVAIPVTPFAADGSVDTATHRALLRRLLDGGITTLTPNGNTGEFYALAPEERRLVTETTVAEAGDRAVILAGVGHDLPTAITSARHARDLGAGMVMVHQPVHPYVSAAGWVDYHRAIAEAVPELGVVPYIRNAQLPGARLAELAGHCPNVIGVKYAVPDAARFAAFARDAGLDRFVWVAGLAEPYAPSYFSAGATGFTSGLVNVAPAVSRNMLDALRAGDYPAAMKVWEQIRRFEELRAEQGNANNVTVVKEALAALGLCRRDVRPPSRPLPEDERAEVAAIAAGWSI from the coding sequence ATGAGCAGCGTGACCTTCGAGGCCCAGCGGGCGGCCCTGGCCGACGTGGTGGCCATCCCGGTGACCCCCTTCGCCGCGGACGGCTCCGTCGACACCGCCACCCACCGGGCGCTGCTGCGTCGCCTGCTCGACGGCGGCATCACCACCCTCACCCCGAACGGCAACACCGGCGAGTTCTACGCCCTCGCCCCCGAGGAGCGTCGGCTGGTCACCGAGACGACCGTGGCCGAGGCCGGCGACCGCGCCGTGATCCTGGCCGGCGTGGGCCACGACCTGCCCACCGCGATCACCTCCGCCCGGCACGCCCGCGACCTCGGCGCCGGCATGGTCATGGTCCACCAGCCGGTGCACCCCTACGTGTCCGCGGCCGGCTGGGTCGACTACCACCGCGCCATCGCCGAGGCCGTCCCCGAGCTGGGCGTCGTGCCGTACATCCGCAACGCGCAGCTGCCCGGCGCCCGGCTCGCCGAACTCGCCGGCCACTGCCCGAACGTCATCGGCGTGAAGTACGCCGTCCCGGACGCCGCCCGGTTCGCGGCCTTCGCCCGCGACGCCGGCCTGGACCGCTTCGTGTGGGTGGCCGGACTCGCCGAGCCCTACGCGCCCTCCTACTTCTCCGCGGGCGCCACCGGCTTCACCTCCGGCCTCGTCAACGTCGCCCCGGCCGTCTCCCGGAACATGCTGGACGCCCTGCGTGCCGGCGACTACCCGGCCGCCATGAAGGTCTGGGAGCAGATCCGCCGCTTCGAGGAGCTGCGCGCCGAACAGGGCAACGCCAACAACGTCACCGTCGTCAAGGAGGCCCTCGCCGCGCTCGGCCTGTGCCGTCGGGACGTCCGCCCGCCCAGCAGGCCGCTGCCCGAGGACGAGCGCGCCGAGGTCGCCGCCATCGCCGCCGGATGGTCCATATGA
- the araD gene encoding L-arabinonate dehydratase, with product MNATPKRPEELRSHQWYGTDGLRSFSHRARTRQLGYLPEEHLGKPVIAILNTWSDINPCHVHLRDRAQAVKRGVWQAGGFPLEFPVSTLSETFQKPTPMLYRNLLAMETEELLRSYPVDGAVLMGGCDKSTPALLMGAASADLPAVFVPAGPMLPGHWRGEVLGSGTDMWKYWDDKRAGLIGDCELAELESGLARSPGHCMTMGTASTLTAAAEALGVTVPGASSIPAVDSGHDRMAAKAGMTAVDLVHRDRRLSGILTREAFEDAVTTVLGLGGSTNAVIHLIAMAGRAGVRLTLDDFDRIARTVPVLANVRPGGRKYLMEDFHFAGGLPGFLSRITDLLHLERPTVSHDTLREQLRGARVHDDDVIRTRDNPVASEGGVAVLRGNLCPDGAVIKHIAAEPRLLRHTGPAVVFDDYRTMQRTINDPALGITADSVLVLRNAGPKGGPGMPEYGMLPIPDHLLKQGVRDMVRISDARMSGTSYGACVLHVAPESYVGGPLALVRTGDLVTLDVEARTLRLDVDDEELARRRAEWTPPPVRYERGYGALYSEQITQADTGCDFEFLARPGTVQDPYAG from the coding sequence ATGAACGCAACCCCCAAGCGGCCCGAGGAACTGCGCAGCCACCAGTGGTACGGCACCGACGGGCTGCGGTCCTTCAGCCACCGCGCCCGCACCCGCCAGCTCGGCTATCTGCCCGAGGAGCACCTGGGCAAGCCGGTCATCGCCATCCTCAACACCTGGTCCGACATCAACCCCTGCCACGTCCACCTGCGCGACCGCGCCCAGGCCGTCAAGCGCGGCGTGTGGCAGGCGGGCGGCTTCCCGCTGGAGTTCCCGGTCTCCACGCTCAGCGAGACCTTCCAGAAGCCGACCCCCATGCTCTACCGCAACCTGCTCGCCATGGAGACCGAGGAGCTGCTGCGCTCCTACCCGGTCGACGGAGCGGTGCTCATGGGCGGCTGCGACAAGTCGACGCCCGCGCTGCTGATGGGCGCGGCCTCCGCCGACCTGCCCGCCGTGTTCGTGCCGGCCGGCCCGATGCTCCCGGGCCACTGGCGCGGCGAGGTCCTCGGCTCCGGCACCGACATGTGGAAGTACTGGGACGACAAGCGGGCCGGCCTCATCGGCGACTGCGAACTGGCCGAGCTGGAGAGCGGCCTGGCCCGCTCGCCCGGCCACTGCATGACGATGGGCACGGCGTCCACGCTCACCGCCGCCGCCGAGGCGCTCGGGGTGACCGTGCCGGGCGCGTCCAGCATCCCGGCGGTGGACTCCGGGCACGACCGGATGGCGGCGAAGGCGGGCATGACGGCCGTGGACCTCGTCCACCGGGACCGCAGGCTGTCCGGCATCCTCACCCGGGAGGCCTTCGAGGACGCCGTCACCACCGTGCTCGGCCTCGGCGGCTCCACCAACGCGGTGATCCACCTCATCGCCATGGCCGGCCGGGCCGGCGTCCGGCTGACCCTGGACGACTTCGACCGCATCGCCCGCACCGTCCCGGTCCTCGCCAACGTCCGCCCCGGCGGACGGAAGTACCTGATGGAGGACTTCCACTTCGCCGGCGGTCTGCCCGGTTTCCTCTCCCGGATCACCGACCTGCTCCACCTGGAGAGGCCGACGGTGTCCCACGACACCCTGCGCGAGCAGCTCCGCGGCGCGCGGGTCCACGACGACGACGTCATCCGCACCCGGGACAACCCGGTCGCGAGCGAGGGCGGTGTCGCCGTGCTGCGCGGCAACCTCTGCCCGGACGGCGCGGTCATCAAGCACATCGCCGCCGAGCCGCGGCTGCTCAGGCACACCGGCCCGGCCGTCGTCTTCGACGACTACAGGACCATGCAGCGCACCATCAACGACCCCGCGCTCGGCATCACCGCCGACAGCGTCCTGGTGCTGCGCAACGCCGGCCCCAAGGGCGGCCCGGGCATGCCCGAGTACGGCATGCTGCCGATCCCGGACCACCTGCTGAAGCAGGGCGTGCGGGACATGGTCCGGATCTCCGACGCCCGGATGAGCGGCACGAGTTACGGCGCGTGCGTGCTGCACGTGGCCCCCGAGTCCTACGTCGGCGGCCCGCTGGCCCTGGTGCGCACCGGGGACCTCGTCACGCTCGACGTCGAGGCGCGCACGCTGCGGCTCGACGTGGACGACGAGGAGCTGGCGCGCCGCAGGGCCGAGTGGACACCGCCGCCCGTGCGCTACGAACGCGGCTACGGCGCGCTCTACAGCGAGCAGATCACCCAGGCGGACACCGGCTGCGACTTCGAGTTCCTCGCCCGGCCCGGCACGGTGCAGGACCCCTACGCCGGCTGA
- a CDS encoding carbohydrate ABC transporter permease, with protein sequence MAQAAAVAKPPAPPRRRRASATPRRLPYLLIAPAALLMLGFIAYPVLSVFYYSLQNYNPTKPWRNGFAGLDNFTQAFSHDPQFWDTLTFSAKWVVVEVGLQLLCGLALALIVNQTFVGRAVGRALVFSPWAVSGVLTSAIWVLLYNSQTGISRYLADAGLGSYGTSWLSDTSTVFPAAVVADLWRGVPFFAILILADLQSVSKDLYEAAEVDGASRLKQFWHITLPHLKDAIVLSTLLRAVWEFNNVDLLYTLTGGGPAGETTTLPLYIANTSVDAHNFGYASALTTVAFVILLFCSIVYLRLSKFGGESR encoded by the coding sequence ATGGCCCAAGCCGCAGCCGTGGCGAAGCCGCCCGCGCCACCCCGGCGGCGCCGTGCCTCCGCGACCCCGCGCAGGCTGCCGTATCTGCTGATCGCCCCGGCGGCCCTGCTGATGCTGGGATTCATCGCCTACCCGGTGCTCAGTGTCTTCTACTACAGCCTGCAGAACTACAACCCCACCAAGCCCTGGCGGAACGGCTTCGCCGGCCTGGACAACTTCACCCAGGCCTTCTCCCACGACCCGCAGTTCTGGGACACGCTGACCTTCAGCGCCAAGTGGGTCGTGGTGGAAGTCGGGTTGCAGCTGCTGTGCGGTCTCGCCCTGGCGCTCATCGTCAACCAGACCTTCGTCGGCCGGGCCGTGGGCCGCGCGCTCGTCTTCTCGCCCTGGGCCGTCTCCGGTGTGCTGACCTCGGCCATCTGGGTGCTGCTCTACAACTCCCAGACCGGCATCAGCCGTTACCTCGCCGACGCGGGCCTCGGCTCGTACGGCACCAGCTGGCTGTCGGACACCTCCACGGTGTTCCCGGCGGCGGTGGTCGCCGACCTGTGGCGCGGGGTGCCGTTCTTCGCGATCCTCATCCTCGCCGACCTCCAGTCCGTCTCCAAGGACCTGTACGAGGCCGCCGAGGTCGACGGGGCGAGCCGGCTCAAGCAGTTCTGGCACATCACCCTGCCCCACCTGAAGGACGCCATCGTCCTGTCCACGCTGCTGCGCGCGGTGTGGGAGTTCAACAACGTCGACCTGCTCTACACCCTGACCGGCGGCGGCCCGGCCGGCGAGACCACCACCCTGCCGCTGTACATCGCCAACACATCCGTCGACGCCCACAACTTCGGCTACGCCTCCGCCCTCACCACGGTGGCGTTCGTGATCCTGCTCTTCTGCTCGATCGTCTATCTGCGGCTGAGCAAGTTCGGAGGCGAGTCCAGGTGA
- a CDS encoding carbohydrate ABC transporter permease, which produces MITEIAPAPDRVAAEPARPGGKRRAWDEVPRWQIYVPLSIYLLFTLIPFYWILLFALRPAGSTSLVPWPMTFEHFEKVWTERSFGTYFTNSVYVGLATLVLTTVVALAGGYALARFDFRLKRGFMLALLCSQFVPGALLLVPLFQIFANLRMINSLGSVVLAETVFQLPLSMILISGFIRNVPYSLEEAAWVDGCNRLTGFRIVVLPLLRPGLIAVGSFAFVHAWNHFLFALMFLSDQGKQTIPVGLNTLMSADSVDLGALAAGGIIAAVPVVIVFAFIQKWLITGFSAGAVKG; this is translated from the coding sequence GTGATCACCGAGATCGCTCCCGCTCCCGACCGCGTGGCGGCCGAGCCCGCCCGGCCCGGAGGCAAGCGCCGCGCCTGGGACGAGGTCCCGCGCTGGCAGATCTACGTCCCGCTCTCCATCTACCTGCTGTTCACCCTGATCCCCTTCTACTGGATCCTGCTCTTCGCGCTCCGCCCGGCCGGCTCCACCTCCCTGGTGCCCTGGCCGATGACCTTCGAGCACTTCGAGAAGGTGTGGACCGAGCGCAGCTTCGGCACCTACTTCACCAACAGCGTCTACGTCGGCCTCGCCACCCTGGTGCTGACCACCGTCGTCGCCCTGGCCGGCGGCTACGCGCTGGCCCGCTTCGACTTCCGGCTCAAGCGCGGCTTCATGCTGGCGCTGCTGTGCTCGCAGTTCGTGCCGGGCGCGCTGCTGCTGGTCCCGCTGTTCCAGATCTTCGCCAACCTGCGGATGATCAACTCCCTGGGCAGCGTGGTCCTCGCCGAGACCGTCTTCCAGCTGCCGCTGTCGATGATCCTGATCAGCGGGTTCATCCGGAACGTGCCCTACTCCCTGGAGGAGGCCGCCTGGGTGGACGGCTGCAACCGCCTGACCGGCTTCCGGATCGTGGTGCTGCCGCTGCTGCGGCCCGGCCTGATCGCCGTCGGCTCCTTCGCCTTCGTGCACGCCTGGAACCACTTCCTGTTCGCCCTGATGTTCCTCTCCGACCAGGGCAAGCAGACCATCCCCGTCGGCCTCAACACCCTGATGAGCGCCGACAGCGTCGACCTGGGCGCCCTGGCGGCGGGCGGCATCATCGCGGCCGTGCCGGTGGTGATCGTGTTCGCCTTCATCCAGAAGTGGCTGATCACCGGCTTCAGCGCGGGGGCGGTGAAGGGATGA
- a CDS encoding Gfo/Idh/MocA family oxidoreductase encodes MSVPVVLAGARGHGRWHLDNIRALQARGVVRLAGICELTPLTGAEIPDGLGAPEQSADLGALLDATGARIAVICTPIPTHTELALTAAARGAHLLLEKPPAPSYAEFRRMADGVAEAGVACQIGFQSLGSHAVPAIRRLIAEGAIGRIAGVGAAGAWARDEAYYRRAAWAGRRRLNGADVVDGVLTNPLAHAVATALALLGTTRAEDVTGIETELLRANAIESDDTSCVRVHTPRGPVTVAATLCAEHPGEPYVLVHGDAGRITFWYKQDRVLLQRTGHGPEETEYGRTDLLENLAGHLEHGTGLLVPPEDTGAFMRVVEAIRTAPDPAPLPDTAWRLLPDERRRIVPGVDGLVAAAADTLALYSELGASWALPNEVST; translated from the coding sequence GTGAGTGTTCCCGTCGTCCTCGCGGGCGCCCGCGGCCACGGCCGCTGGCACCTGGACAACATCCGCGCACTCCAGGCCCGGGGCGTGGTGCGGCTCGCCGGGATCTGCGAACTGACCCCGCTCACCGGCGCCGAGATCCCCGACGGCCTGGGCGCACCGGAGCAGTCCGCCGACCTCGGGGCGCTCCTGGATGCCACCGGCGCGCGGATCGCCGTGATCTGCACGCCCATCCCGACCCACACCGAGCTGGCGCTCACCGCCGCCGCGCGGGGCGCGCACCTGCTGCTGGAGAAGCCGCCCGCGCCCTCCTACGCCGAGTTCCGCCGCATGGCCGACGGGGTCGCCGAGGCAGGCGTGGCCTGCCAGATCGGCTTCCAGTCGCTCGGCTCGCACGCGGTGCCGGCGATCCGGCGCCTGATCGCCGAGGGCGCCATCGGGCGGATCGCCGGGGTCGGCGCCGCCGGGGCCTGGGCCCGGGACGAGGCCTACTACCGGCGGGCCGCCTGGGCCGGCCGGCGGCGGCTGAACGGCGCCGACGTGGTCGACGGGGTCCTCACCAACCCCCTCGCGCACGCCGTCGCCACCGCTCTCGCCCTGCTCGGCACCACCCGCGCCGAGGACGTCACCGGCATCGAGACCGAACTGCTGCGCGCCAACGCCATCGAGTCCGACGACACCTCCTGCGTCCGCGTGCACACCCCGCGCGGACCGGTCACGGTCGCCGCGACCCTGTGCGCCGAGCACCCCGGGGAGCCGTATGTGCTGGTGCACGGCGACGCCGGCCGGATCACCTTCTGGTACAAGCAGGACCGGGTGCTGCTCCAGCGCACCGGGCACGGACCGGAGGAGACCGAGTACGGCCGCACGGACCTGCTGGAGAACCTGGCCGGCCACCTGGAGCACGGCACCGGGCTGCTGGTCCCGCCCGAGGACACCGGCGCCTTCATGCGGGTCGTCGAGGCCATCCGCACCGCCCCCGACCCGGCGCCGCTGCCGGACACCGCCTGGCGGCTGCTGCCGGACGAACGGCGCCGGATCGTGCCCGGCGTGGACGGCCTGGTCGCGGCGGCGGCCGACACCCTCGCCCTCTACTCCGAACTGGGCGCCTCCTGGGCCCTGCCGAACGAGGTGAGCACCTGA
- a CDS encoding PmoA family protein — protein sequence MTAHDNPVLRVAGRPVGRYVTRPELPDRLAPRPYLHPVTTLAGTPVTELSPADHLHHLGVGVAVPDVEGHNFWGGRTFVRDQGPTELDNHGAQRHTGFQLRDPDGFVEELRWVAAGTELLRERRTVAATGLTGAAWALDFTFSLTNVTPGPLSLGSPATNGRPGAAYGGFFWRARKESRPPKVFTADRAGEAAAHGARADWLALAGAGWTLAFAGATEDTRRDPWFVRAAEYPGVGSSLAHTERLTVAPGETVVRRIVTVVADGRPARDEVAALVRKAVAQ from the coding sequence ATGACAGCCCACGACAACCCGGTCCTGCGGGTCGCCGGCCGCCCGGTCGGCCGCTATGTCACCCGGCCCGAACTGCCCGACCGGCTCGCCCCGCGCCCCTATCTGCACCCCGTCACCACCCTGGCCGGCACGCCGGTCACCGAGCTGAGCCCCGCCGACCACCTACACCACCTCGGCGTCGGTGTCGCCGTTCCCGACGTCGAGGGGCACAACTTCTGGGGCGGCCGGACCTTCGTGCGCGACCAGGGCCCGACCGAGCTGGACAACCACGGCGCCCAGCGGCACACCGGCTTCCAGCTCCGCGACCCCGACGGCTTCGTGGAGGAGCTGCGCTGGGTCGCCGCCGGCACCGAGCTGCTGCGCGAGCGCCGCACGGTCGCGGCCACCGGGCTCACCGGCGCCGCCTGGGCGCTGGACTTCACCTTCTCCCTCACCAACGTCACGCCCGGCCCGCTGTCCCTCGGCAGCCCCGCCACCAACGGCCGGCCCGGCGCGGCCTACGGCGGCTTCTTCTGGCGGGCCCGCAAGGAGTCCCGGCCCCCTAAGGTCTTCACCGCCGACCGCGCGGGCGAGGCGGCGGCGCACGGCGCCCGCGCCGACTGGCTCGCGCTGGCCGGCGCCGGCTGGACGCTGGCGTTCGCCGGGGCCACCGAGGACACCCGCCGCGACCCCTGGTTCGTCCGGGCCGCCGAGTATCCCGGCGTGGGCTCCTCGCTGGCACACACCGAGCGGCTGACCGTCGCGCCCGGCGAGACCGTCGTCCGCCGGATCGTCACCGTCGTCGCCGACGGCCGCCCGGCCCGCGACGAGGTGGCCGCCCTGGTCCGCAAGGCGGTGGCCCAGTGA